One window of the Candidatus Nanopelagicales bacterium genome contains the following:
- a CDS encoding carbon-nitrogen hydrolase family protein, with translation MTMQQHSRYVDLVAVQPRVRMEEYASERAYADHHRALADRAADLVAQAGPDPDGATPAVLAVWPEMVGTFLVLQGRADAVRGATTTDQALTRVALRMLPRLLATMASHRTLSTTRAFLTAAAPEAWGAHHRTFAAIARDRGWWVVAGSLLVPRNALGEASAQFRALGGPEGAKVYNTAFTFDPSGRCVLSTRKVNLVPTQEDVLDLSPGDPADLVVLDTEVGRLGTLICYDGFREPHTSGEPEWEACVPRLDRLGATVLAQPSANAWLWDAPWAFNDESIGERQLRKEQWFTEGLFSSMAALTSIRYAVNPQLVGDVLDNHFEAPSLILGRSASGEAEVLAQSDDPYGEDVLHARVPLAAD, from the coding sequence ATGACGATGCAGCAGCACTCCCGGTACGTCGACCTGGTCGCGGTGCAGCCCCGGGTCCGGATGGAGGAGTACGCCTCGGAACGGGCGTACGCCGACCACCACCGGGCACTCGCGGACCGGGCGGCGGACCTGGTCGCGCAGGCCGGGCCGGACCCGGACGGCGCGACCCCGGCGGTGCTGGCGGTCTGGCCGGAGATGGTGGGAACGTTCCTGGTGCTGCAGGGCCGCGCGGACGCCGTCCGGGGCGCCACGACCACCGACCAGGCGCTGACCCGGGTGGCGCTGCGGATGCTGCCGCGGCTGCTGGCGACGATGGCGTCGCACCGCACGCTGTCGACGACGCGGGCCTTCCTGACCGCGGCCGCGCCGGAGGCCTGGGGCGCGCACCACCGCACGTTCGCGGCGATCGCCCGCGACCGCGGCTGGTGGGTGGTGGCGGGGAGCCTGCTGGTGCCGCGCAACGCGCTGGGCGAGGCGTCGGCGCAGTTCCGCGCGCTGGGCGGCCCGGAGGGCGCGAAGGTCTACAACACCGCGTTCACGTTCGACCCGTCCGGCCGGTGCGTGCTGTCGACCCGCAAGGTCAACCTGGTGCCGACGCAGGAGGACGTGCTGGACCTGTCCCCTGGGGACCCGGCGGACCTGGTGGTGCTGGACACCGAGGTGGGGCGGCTGGGCACGCTGATCTGCTACGACGGCTTCCGCGAGCCGCACACCTCCGGGGAGCCGGAGTGGGAGGCCTGCGTACCCCGGCTGGACCGCCTGGGGGCCACGGTCCTGGCGCAGCCGAGCGCGAACGCGTGGCTGTGGGACGCCCCGTGGGCGTTCAACGACGAGAGCATCGGCGAGCGGCAGCTGCGGAAGGAGCAGTGGTTCACCGAGGGGCTGTTCAGCTCGATGGCGGCGCTGACGTCGATCCGCTACGCGGTGAACCCGCAGCTGGTCGGCGACGTGCTGGACAACCACTTCGAGGCCCCGTCGCTGATCCTGGGCCGCTCCGCGTCCGGCGAGGCCGAGGTGCTGGCGCAGTCCGACGACCCGTACGGCGAGGACGTCCTGCACGCCCGCGTCCCGCTCGCCGCGGACTGA
- a CDS encoding class II glutamine amidotransferase, with protein MCRLFGLTAGPARVSAAFWLLDAPDSLDAESRRNPDGAGIGWFDGDGRPEVEKHPDPAYDDPAFTRTARTATSRTFVAHVRLATTGAHTVDNTHPFLAEGRLMAHNGGFGDLDAIDAELGDYRRLVHGDTDSERFLALVTKRTDEHDGDVSAGITAAAGWIAANLPMYSLNLVLIEDGELWALRYPDQRALHVLARSPRPGGAVDGWEASGSRLRVRATAVTPTVVVASERLDDDPGWRMLDPGELLHVRPDLTVDSQVALPDPPAHLHLLDEKDPNIDT; from the coding sequence ATGTGCCGCCTGTTCGGGCTGACCGCCGGACCGGCTCGGGTGTCCGCGGCGTTCTGGCTGCTGGACGCGCCGGACAGCCTGGACGCCGAGAGCCGGCGCAACCCCGACGGCGCCGGGATCGGATGGTTCGACGGGGACGGGCGACCAGAGGTGGAGAAGCATCCGGACCCGGCGTACGACGACCCGGCCTTCACCCGCACCGCGCGCACGGCGACCTCGCGGACGTTCGTGGCGCACGTGCGGCTGGCCACCACCGGCGCCCACACCGTCGACAACACCCACCCGTTCCTCGCCGAGGGCCGGCTGATGGCCCACAACGGCGGCTTCGGCGACCTCGACGCGATCGACGCCGAGCTGGGCGACTACCGGCGGCTGGTCCACGGCGACACCGACTCCGAGCGGTTCCTCGCGCTGGTCACGAAGCGGACGGACGAGCACGACGGCGACGTCTCCGCCGGGATCACCGCGGCGGCCGGGTGGATCGCGGCGAACCTGCCGATGTACTCGCTGAACCTGGTGCTGATCGAGGACGGCGAGCTGTGGGCGCTGCGCTACCCCGACCAGCGCGCCCTCCACGTCCTGGCGCGGTCGCCCCGGCCCGGCGGGGCCGTCGACGGCTGGGAGGCCAGCGGGTCCCGCCTGCGGGTGCGCGCCACCGCCGTGACGCCCACGGTGGTCGTGGCCTCCGAGCGGCTCGACGACGACCCGGGGTGGCGGATGCTCGATCCGGGTGAACTGCTGCACGTGCGGCCCGACCTCACCGTCGACAGCCAGGTCGCGCTGCCGGACCCGCCGGCCCACCTGCACCTGCTCGACGAGAAGGACCCCAACATCGACACCTGA
- a CDS encoding ROK family transcriptional regulator gives MEHRPPHLRPVPEPVRQSGLRDHNLAVVLRRVAEAQEPVSRADLAVETGLTRATVSSLVDTLVEGGLLTELEPRSGPQGGRPAAGLVLSDRRAAGIGMEINVDYVAVAVRDLAGRVRYRTVARGDQRSRTTSRAVQALTGHAVDALDAAAEQGLTVAGLSVAVPGVVDVADGVLRLAPNLGWRDVEVRDLLRRDPRLEALEISVDNEANLAALGELDTNPECPGSFILVSGEIGVGAGIVVNRQLFRGTRGWGGEIGHVAVDPLGAPCRCGSRGCLETVAGQEALLRGAGLTARASSALSGDDSVRQLVDAARTGDRRTLLTLEDAGRALGMAMAAAVNLLDVEAVVLGGIFAPLATWMRPGVEAEVSRRVLVDAWSPVRVLVSRAGTDAAVLGGARSALDPVLADPAGWLRRVGATA, from the coding sequence GTGGAGCACCGACCTCCCCACCTGCGTCCGGTACCCGAGCCGGTCCGGCAGTCCGGGCTGCGCGACCACAACCTGGCCGTGGTGCTGCGGCGGGTCGCGGAGGCGCAGGAGCCGGTGTCCCGCGCGGACCTCGCCGTCGAGACCGGCCTGACCCGGGCCACCGTGTCCAGCCTCGTCGACACCCTGGTGGAGGGCGGGCTGCTGACCGAGCTCGAGCCGCGCAGCGGCCCGCAGGGCGGGCGTCCCGCGGCCGGACTGGTGCTGTCGGACCGCCGCGCGGCGGGCATCGGCATGGAGATCAACGTCGACTACGTCGCCGTGGCGGTGCGCGACCTGGCCGGCCGGGTGCGCTACCGGACCGTCGCCCGCGGGGACCAGCGCAGCCGCACCACGTCGCGGGCGGTGCAGGCCCTCACCGGGCACGCGGTCGACGCCCTCGACGCCGCGGCCGAGCAGGGCCTCACCGTCGCGGGCCTGTCGGTCGCCGTGCCCGGCGTGGTCGACGTCGCCGACGGCGTCCTCCGGCTGGCCCCCAACCTCGGCTGGCGCGACGTCGAGGTGCGCGACCTGCTGCGGCGGGACCCCCGGCTGGAGGCGCTGGAGATCAGCGTCGACAACGAGGCGAACCTGGCCGCCCTCGGCGAGCTCGACACCAACCCCGAGTGCCCCGGCAGCTTCATCCTGGTGTCCGGGGAGATCGGCGTCGGCGCCGGCATCGTGGTGAACCGCCAGCTCTTCCGTGGCACCCGCGGGTGGGGCGGGGAGATCGGCCACGTGGCGGTGGACCCGCTGGGCGCGCCCTGCCGGTGCGGGTCGCGCGGCTGCCTGGAGACGGTGGCCGGGCAGGAGGCGCTGCTGCGCGGTGCGGGCCTGACGGCGCGTGCCTCGTCCGCGCTCAGCGGCGACGACAGCGTGCGGCAGCTCGTGGACGCCGCCCGCACCGGCGACCGACGGACCCTGCTCACCCTGGAGGACGCCGGGCGGGCGCTGGGGATGGCCATGGCCGCCGCGGTGAACCTGCTCGACGTCGAGGCCGTGGTCCTCGGCGGGATCTTCGCCCCCCTGGCGACCTGGATGCGGCCCGGGGTCGAGGCGGAGGTGAGCCGGCGGGTGCTGGTGGACGCCTGGTCGCCGGTGCGGGTGCTGGTCTCGCGGGCGGGCACGGACGCGGCCGTCCTCGGCGGCGCCCGGTCGGCCCTCGACCCGGTGCTGGCCGACCCGGCCGGCTGGCTGCGCCGGGTGGGCGCCACCGCGTGA
- the xylA gene encoding xylose isomerase, protein MSVQPTRDDKFTFGLWTVGWQARDPFGDATRPALDPVESVHRLAERGAYGVTFHDDDLIPFGAENGVREAHIKRFREALDETGLVVPMVTTNLFTHPVFKDGGFTSNDRSVRRYAIRKVMRNLDLAAELGASTYVFWGGREGSESDAAKDVRAALDRYREAIDTLAQYTLDRGYGIRFALEPKPNEPRGDILLPTVGHGLAFISSLEHSDMVGLNPEVGHEQMAGLNFVHGVAQALWHGKLFHIDLNGQRGAKFDQDLVFGHGDLLNAFFLVDLLENGPGGAPAYDGPRHFDYKPARTEDMSGVWQSAEANMRTYLLLKERAKAFRADPEVQEALAAARVAELAQSTLAEGETYEDLLADRSAFEEFDPDAVGAEGYGFVRLNQLAVEHLLGARR, encoded by the coding sequence ATGTCGGTCCAGCCGACGCGCGACGACAAGTTCACCTTCGGCCTGTGGACGGTCGGCTGGCAGGCCCGCGACCCGTTCGGCGACGCGACCCGGCCCGCGCTGGACCCGGTGGAGAGCGTGCACCGGCTCGCCGAGCGCGGGGCGTACGGCGTGACGTTCCACGACGACGACCTCATCCCGTTCGGGGCGGAGAACGGCGTGCGCGAGGCGCACATCAAGCGGTTCCGCGAGGCGCTGGACGAGACCGGCCTGGTCGTGCCGATGGTGACCACCAACCTGTTCACCCACCCGGTGTTCAAGGACGGCGGCTTCACCTCCAACGACCGCTCGGTCCGCCGGTATGCGATCCGCAAGGTGATGCGCAACCTCGACCTCGCCGCTGAGCTGGGTGCGTCGACGTACGTCTTCTGGGGCGGCCGCGAGGGGTCGGAGTCCGACGCCGCCAAGGACGTACGGGCCGCGCTGGACCGCTACCGCGAGGCGATCGACACCCTCGCGCAGTACACGCTCGACCGGGGCTACGGGATCCGGTTCGCCCTGGAGCCCAAGCCCAACGAGCCGCGCGGCGACATCCTGCTGCCGACCGTCGGGCACGGGCTGGCGTTCATCTCCAGCCTGGAGCACTCCGACATGGTCGGGCTCAACCCGGAGGTCGGGCACGAGCAGATGGCCGGGCTGAACTTCGTCCACGGCGTCGCGCAGGCGCTGTGGCACGGCAAGCTCTTCCACATCGACCTCAACGGCCAGCGCGGCGCCAAGTTCGACCAGGACCTGGTGTTCGGGCACGGCGACCTGCTCAACGCGTTCTTCCTGGTGGACCTGCTGGAGAACGGCCCCGGCGGCGCACCCGCGTACGACGGCCCGCGGCACTTCGACTACAAGCCCGCGCGCACCGAGGACATGTCCGGGGTGTGGCAGTCCGCCGAGGCCAACATGCGCACCTACCTGCTGCTGAAGGAGCGGGCGAAGGCGTTCCGCGCCGACCCCGAGGTGCAGGAGGCGCTCGCGGCCGCGCGGGTGGCCGAGCTGGCCCAGTCGACGCTGGCCGAGGGGGAGACGTACGAGGACCTGCTGGCCGACCGGTCGGCGTTCGAGGAGTTCGACCCCGACGCGGTGGGGGCCGAGGGCTACGGCTTCGTCCGGCTCAACCAGCTCGCCGTGGAGCACCTGCTGGGCGCCCGCCGCTAG
- a CDS encoding Gfo/Idh/MocA family oxidoreductase codes for MSVRWGFIGAGWIARVALAPALHSADGAVLQAVAARDPLRAAGLGPVGAVYDDYAALVADPSVEAVYISLSNEAHKPWVLAALAAGKHVLCEKPLGLDAEEVVAMEAAARDADRLLVEATWSRWHPRTRRAAALLRAGVVGEVHAIDSGFVFEGVDDFNYRLEPERGGGALYDLGPYSVGAPLWAVPDEDPQVVRAEATRGPSGVDLAMDATLVVGGATARTRSSFVEADRQWLRIEADRGGLEFSDPVFTDRWSRSTLTVTSPDGERVEEFPPVDPYQVMLEHVSRRVRGDRTAWVLPLEESLRVARALDAVFAAAGMR; via the coding sequence ATGAGCGTCCGGTGGGGGTTCATCGGCGCCGGCTGGATCGCCCGCGTCGCGCTCGCGCCGGCCCTGCACAGCGCCGACGGCGCGGTCCTGCAGGCCGTCGCCGCCCGCGACCCGCTGCGCGCGGCCGGCCTCGGTCCGGTGGGCGCCGTGTACGACGACTACGCCGCCCTCGTGGCCGACCCGTCGGTCGAGGCGGTCTACATCTCACTCAGCAACGAGGCGCACAAGCCGTGGGTCCTCGCGGCGCTGGCCGCCGGCAAGCACGTGCTGTGCGAGAAGCCGCTCGGCCTCGACGCCGAGGAGGTCGTCGCGATGGAGGCGGCGGCGCGTGACGCCGACCGGCTGCTGGTCGAGGCCACCTGGTCCCGGTGGCACCCGCGCACCCGTCGGGCCGCGGCCCTGCTGCGCGCCGGGGTCGTCGGCGAGGTGCACGCGATCGACAGCGGCTTCGTGTTCGAGGGCGTGGACGACTTCAACTACCGGCTCGAGCCGGAGCGCGGCGGCGGGGCGCTGTACGACCTCGGCCCGTACTCCGTGGGCGCCCCGCTGTGGGCGGTGCCCGACGAGGACCCCCAGGTCGTCCGCGCCGAGGCCACCCGCGGTCCCAGCGGCGTCGACCTCGCCATGGACGCGACCCTCGTCGTCGGCGGGGCCACCGCCCGGACCCGGTCGTCGTTCGTCGAGGCGGACCGGCAGTGGCTGCGGATCGAGGCCGACCGTGGCGGCCTGGAGTTCTCCGACCCGGTGTTCACCGACCGGTGGTCCCGCTCGACCCTGACGGTGACCAGCCCCGACGGTGAGCGGGTGGAGGAGTTCCCGCCGGTGGACCCGTACCAGGTGATGCTCGAGCACGTGAGCCGTCGCGTCCGCGGGGACCGGACCGCGTGGGTGCTGCCGCTGGAGGAGTCGCTCCGGGTCGCGCGTGCCCTGGACGCGGTCTTCGCCGCGGCCGGGATGCGCTGA
- a CDS encoding Gfo/Idh/MocA family oxidoreductase: protein MTLAVLDLRLADDDLRAAVAAAGWARDAGITTVPPDDPAAVDAAVVLLVTDGPLDPQVTADLDTARRDRPLLLVGPTLAAQRGDPLAEAAGVRAGGTTPKHEVRVRPQGALRARGAVSEEWTDRVTSVESVDDDVDVHATANLSFADHPVLTYRPSTGIGTATLGAAPDAWRGRDLVRLLHRWLHVVADVRRPEPVGVGMVGYGAIGAEHARAVAEVPGLTLAAVADRDPQRLEAALALTPGVRTTTDADAVLADPDVGLVIVSTPPNSHAAWAHRVLDTGRHVVLEKPMALTAEDCDAVLAHAAEVDRVALVYQNRRFDPDFRVLQRLAADGDLGEVFHLEAFVGGYGHPCNYWHSDAGVSGGALFDWGSHVVDQVLALLPQPVEHVTGAHHKRVWHDVTNADHARLTIRFADGTEAEFVYSDLAAALKPRWYVLGTRGAVVGDWRQERVVARSPIGTLAEDVLAPADSPARMSLHHPDGSVTELAEPPAPEHAFHHDLADHLLEGMPMRVTPQQSRRVVAVLQAAEKSAQQGGQPVRPS, encoded by the coding sequence ATGACGCTCGCCGTCCTGGACCTGCGGCTGGCCGACGACGACCTGCGCGCGGCGGTGGCGGCCGCCGGGTGGGCCCGCGACGCCGGCATCACTACCGTGCCGCCGGACGACCCCGCGGCGGTCGACGCCGCGGTCGTGCTGCTCGTGACCGACGGGCCCCTGGACCCGCAGGTGACGGCCGACCTCGACACCGCCCGACGCGACCGGCCGCTGCTGCTGGTCGGGCCGACCCTCGCCGCCCAGCGCGGCGACCCGCTGGCGGAGGCGGCCGGAGTCCGGGCCGGCGGGACCACCCCGAAGCACGAGGTGCGGGTGCGACCGCAGGGGGCGCTGCGGGCGCGGGGAGCCGTCAGCGAGGAGTGGACGGACCGGGTGACGTCGGTGGAGTCGGTCGACGACGACGTCGACGTGCACGCGACCGCGAACCTGTCCTTCGCCGACCACCCCGTGCTGACCTACCGACCGTCGACCGGCATCGGCACCGCCACCCTCGGGGCCGCGCCGGACGCGTGGCGCGGGCGGGACCTGGTCCGGCTGCTGCACCGCTGGCTGCACGTCGTCGCCGACGTACGGAGACCGGAGCCGGTCGGGGTCGGCATGGTCGGGTACGGCGCGATCGGGGCGGAGCATGCGCGGGCCGTCGCGGAGGTCCCCGGGCTGACCCTCGCGGCCGTCGCCGACCGCGACCCGCAACGGCTGGAGGCCGCGCTCGCCCTCACCCCGGGCGTCCGTACGACCACCGACGCCGACGCGGTACTCGCCGACCCGGACGTGGGTCTCGTCATCGTGTCCACCCCTCCCAACAGCCACGCGGCGTGGGCCCACCGGGTGCTCGACACGGGCCGGCACGTGGTCCTGGAGAAGCCGATGGCGCTCACCGCCGAGGACTGCGACGCGGTGCTCGCCCACGCCGCCGAGGTCGACCGGGTCGCGCTGGTCTACCAGAACCGCCGGTTCGACCCCGACTTCCGAGTGCTGCAGCGGCTGGCCGCTGACGGCGACCTCGGCGAGGTGTTCCACCTCGAGGCGTTCGTCGGCGGGTACGGACACCCGTGCAACTACTGGCACAGCGACGCCGGCGTGTCCGGCGGCGCCCTGTTCGACTGGGGCTCGCACGTGGTGGACCAGGTCCTCGCGCTGCTGCCGCAGCCGGTGGAGCACGTGACCGGGGCCCACCACAAGCGGGTCTGGCACGACGTCACCAACGCCGACCACGCCCGGCTGACGATCCGGTTCGCCGACGGCACCGAGGCGGAGTTCGTCTACTCCGACCTCGCCGCCGCGCTGAAGCCCCGGTGGTACGTGCTCGGCACCCGCGGCGCCGTCGTCGGCGACTGGCGGCAGGAGCGGGTCGTCGCCCGGTCCCCGATCGGGACGCTGGCGGAGGACGTGCTCGCACCGGCGGACTCCCCGGCCCGGATGTCCCTGCACCACCCGGACGGGTCCGTCACCGAGCTGGCCGAGCCGCCCGCGCCGGAGCACGCGTTCCACCACGACCTCGCCGACCACCTGCTCGAAGGGATGCCCATGCGCGTCACACCCCAGCAGTCCCGCCGCGTCGTGGCCGTGCTGCAGGCCGCCGAGAAGTCCGCCCAGCAGGGCGGCCAGCCGGTACGGCCGTCATGA
- a CDS encoding cation-transporting P-type ATPase: MATPVPGGPGLTSREAAARLARDGPNELPASRPTPVPLQLLRQVTHLFAVMLWVAAVLALIAGMPALAVAIVVVILLNGLFSFAEEWRADRSTQRLRDLLPTRVVVRRDGHRLHLDAAGLVVGDDVLLFPGDRVCADLVLTVTSSLEIDQSMLTGESRPVRPSVGESAFAGTFVVDGEAEGQVVATGARTRLAEIAALTRRSPRPPTPLARRLHQVVRVISVVAVSVGAVFFVVALALGAPAHDGFLLAIGVTVALVPEGLLPTVTLSLALGAQRLSQRRALVRHLESVETLGSTTYICTDKTGTLTTNVMSVVAVWTPVGSVRVLGDRYAPLARVEGGADAVCAACAVATSAVACSTGRLVRREGRFVPQGDPMEVALHVLALRLGAPASTHPVRAQDRFPFDPRRRRMSALHAGAVHVKGAPDSVLPRCAPVPGADEAVHALSAEGLRVLAVAGRPLDGEGSRPATAEEAESGLTLLGLVGLEDPPREDVAPALAACRHAGIRVAMVTGDHPATALTVARATGLVGGDPLVVTGSDLPVDDAALAELIDRDDVVIARVAPEDKLRIARALQSRGHVVAMTGDGVNDGPALQAADIGVAMGESGTDVAREAADLVLLDDHFATIVAAIAQGRATYTNVRRFLTYHLTDNVAELTPFALWALSGGRIPLALTVLQVLCLDIGTDLFPALALGAEPPGRRVMRGAPPPRGLIDRVVLRRAFGVLGPTEALVEMAAFAAVLLVGGWVWGASPGGTLLAVASGTAFAAVVLGQVGNAFACRSESHWAGAVPLLRNRLLLVAVASSLVLLVAFLAVPFLATLLGGSWPSALGWAAAATTPLGVVAADAADKAWRGRGGP; encoded by the coding sequence ATGGCCACCCCGGTGCCCGGGGGTCCCGGCCTGACCTCTCGCGAGGCCGCCGCTCGGCTGGCCCGGGACGGACCGAACGAGTTGCCGGCCTCCCGGCCGACGCCGGTGCCCCTGCAGCTGCTGCGGCAGGTCACGCACCTGTTCGCCGTGATGCTGTGGGTGGCGGCGGTGCTGGCGCTGATCGCGGGGATGCCCGCCCTCGCGGTCGCGATCGTGGTGGTGATCCTGCTCAACGGACTGTTCTCGTTCGCCGAGGAGTGGCGCGCGGACCGCTCCACCCAGCGGCTGCGCGACCTGCTGCCGACCCGGGTCGTGGTCCGCCGCGACGGGCACCGACTGCACCTCGACGCCGCCGGGCTGGTCGTCGGCGACGACGTGCTGCTGTTCCCCGGGGACCGGGTCTGCGCCGACCTGGTGCTGACCGTGACCAGCTCGCTGGAGATCGACCAGTCCATGCTCACCGGCGAGAGCCGCCCGGTCCGGCCGTCGGTCGGGGAGAGCGCGTTCGCGGGCACGTTCGTCGTCGACGGAGAGGCCGAGGGCCAGGTGGTCGCCACCGGCGCCCGGACCCGCCTGGCCGAGATCGCCGCGCTGACGCGCCGGTCCCCGCGGCCGCCGACCCCGCTGGCCCGTCGCCTGCACCAGGTCGTCCGCGTCATCAGCGTGGTGGCGGTCTCCGTCGGGGCGGTGTTCTTCGTGGTCGCGCTGGCGCTCGGGGCGCCGGCCCACGACGGCTTCCTGCTGGCCATCGGGGTCACCGTCGCGCTGGTCCCGGAGGGTCTGCTCCCGACGGTCACGCTCTCGTTGGCCCTCGGTGCGCAACGGCTCTCCCAGCGGCGGGCGCTGGTCCGACACCTGGAGTCGGTGGAGACGCTCGGCTCCACGACGTACATCTGCACCGACAAGACCGGCACGCTGACGACCAACGTGATGTCGGTGGTCGCAGTGTGGACCCCGGTCGGGTCGGTGCGGGTCCTCGGCGACCGGTACGCGCCCCTCGCGCGGGTCGAGGGGGGCGCCGACGCGGTGTGCGCCGCCTGCGCGGTGGCCACGTCGGCGGTGGCCTGCTCGACCGGTCGGCTGGTGCGCCGCGAGGGTCGGTTCGTGCCGCAGGGAGACCCGATGGAGGTGGCTCTGCACGTGCTGGCGCTGCGGCTGGGCGCTCCTGCGTCCACGCACCCGGTTCGCGCGCAGGATCGGTTCCCGTTCGACCCGCGCCGCCGGCGGATGTCGGCGCTGCACGCAGGAGCCGTCCATGTGAAGGGTGCGCCGGACTCCGTCCTGCCCCGCTGCGCCCCGGTGCCCGGCGCGGACGAGGCGGTCCACGCCCTGTCGGCGGAGGGGCTGCGCGTGCTGGCGGTGGCCGGGCGACCCCTGGACGGTGAGGGGTCCCGGCCGGCGACGGCGGAGGAGGCCGAGTCGGGCCTCACCCTGCTCGGCCTGGTCGGCCTGGAGGACCCGCCGCGCGAGGACGTCGCCCCCGCGCTGGCCGCCTGCCGGCACGCCGGCATCCGGGTGGCGATGGTGACGGGGGACCACCCGGCGACCGCGCTGACCGTTGCCCGCGCGACCGGGCTGGTCGGTGGCGACCCGCTGGTCGTGACGGGATCCGACCTGCCCGTGGATGACGCGGCGCTGGCCGAGCTGATCGACCGCGACGACGTCGTCATCGCCCGGGTGGCACCCGAGGACAAGCTGCGCATCGCCCGCGCGCTGCAGTCGCGTGGGCATGTCGTCGCGATGACCGGTGACGGGGTGAACGACGGGCCCGCGCTACAGGCCGCCGACATCGGAGTCGCCATGGGCGAGTCGGGGACCGACGTAGCACGGGAGGCCGCGGACCTGGTGCTGCTGGACGACCACTTCGCGACCATCGTGGCCGCGATCGCCCAGGGCCGGGCGACGTACACGAACGTGCGCCGGTTCCTGACCTATCACCTCACCGACAACGTCGCCGAGCTCACCCCGTTCGCGCTGTGGGCGCTGAGCGGTGGTCGGATCCCGTTGGCGCTGACGGTCCTGCAGGTCCTGTGCCTGGACATCGGTACCGACCTGTTCCCCGCGCTGGCCCTCGGCGCGGAGCCGCCGGGTCGTCGCGTCATGAGGGGTGCGCCGCCGCCGCGTGGGCTGATCGACCGGGTGGTCCTACGACGGGCGTTCGGGGTTCTCGGGCCGACGGAGGCGCTGGTGGAGATGGCGGCCTTCGCCGCGGTGCTGCTGGTCGGCGGGTGGGTATGGGGCGCCTCGCCCGGCGGCACGCTGCTGGCGGTGGCCTCCGGGACGGCGTTCGCGGCGGTCGTCCTGGGGCAGGTGGGCAACGCGTTCGCCTGCCGCAGCGAGAGTCACTGGGCCGGTGCCGTCCCCCTCCTGCGCAACAGGCTGCTCCTCGTGGCCGTGGCGTCCAGCCTGGTGCTCCTGGTGGCGTTCCTCGCGGTCCCGTTCCTGGCGACCCTGCTGGGTGGCTCCTGGCCGTCGGCGCTGGGATGGGCAGCGGCCGCGACCACTCCGCTTGGCGTGGTCGCGGCCGATGCTGCCGACAAGGCCTGGCGAGGCCGGGGTGGCCCGTGA
- a CDS encoding FAD-dependent oxidoreductase, which produces MADPTPLVLYGAAWCPDCRRSKAFLSEQRIPYRYVDLEAHPEEDATVERYNDGKRIIPTIVFPDGSHLAEPTNEELADKLGLSREAAASTYDLVIAGGGPAGLTTAIYAARENLRTLVLDRSALGGQAGATDRLDNYPGFPDGIGGAELADRFVRQAQRYGVELLAATGVDALEPRDGCVSLRTSTGQRLCAGAALVATGSTYRRTGADGEDDLIGAGIHFCATCDGPFYRDADELVVVGGGNSGFEEGLFLTQFARHVTIVEQLPEPRASRLLQEKVADHPRMTVLSGTSVARFEADEAGRLDTVVLQSPDGEETPHPARAAFVFVGLDPNTGWLQGLVDLDAHGFVVTDRTLQTSVRGIFAAGDVRAGSTKQLAAAVGEGAAVALQIRHHLDDLTG; this is translated from the coding sequence GTGGCCGACCCCACCCCGCTGGTGCTGTACGGAGCGGCCTGGTGCCCGGACTGCCGGCGCAGCAAGGCGTTCCTGTCCGAGCAGCGCATCCCGTACCGGTACGTCGACCTCGAGGCCCACCCCGAGGAGGACGCGACCGTCGAGCGCTACAACGACGGCAAGCGGATCATCCCCACCATCGTCTTCCCCGACGGCAGTCACCTGGCCGAGCCGACCAACGAGGAACTCGCGGACAAGCTGGGGCTCAGCCGCGAGGCGGCGGCCAGCACGTACGACCTCGTCATCGCCGGCGGCGGGCCCGCCGGGCTCACCACCGCGATCTACGCGGCCCGGGAGAACCTGCGCACCCTGGTGCTGGACCGCTCCGCGCTGGGCGGGCAGGCGGGCGCCACCGACCGCCTGGACAACTACCCCGGCTTCCCCGACGGCATCGGCGGGGCCGAGCTCGCGGACCGGTTCGTCCGGCAGGCGCAGCGGTACGGCGTCGAGCTGCTCGCGGCGACGGGCGTCGACGCCCTGGAACCGCGTGACGGCTGCGTGTCGCTCCGCACCTCCACCGGGCAGCGCCTGTGCGCGGGCGCCGCTCTCGTCGCCACCGGGTCCACGTACCGGCGCACGGGCGCGGACGGCGAGGACGACCTCATCGGCGCAGGCATCCACTTCTGCGCGACCTGCGACGGGCCCTTCTACCGTGACGCGGACGAGCTGGTCGTCGTCGGGGGCGGCAACTCCGGCTTCGAGGAGGGGCTGTTCCTGACGCAGTTCGCCCGGCACGTGACGATCGTGGAGCAGCTGCCGGAGCCGCGGGCCTCCCGGCTGCTGCAGGAGAAGGTCGCGGACCACCCGCGGATGACGGTGCTCAGCGGGACCAGCGTCGCCCGGTTCGAGGCCGACGAGGCCGGCCGGCTGGACACCGTGGTCCTGCAGTCGCCCGACGGCGAGGAGACCCCGCACCCGGCCCGGGCGGCGTTCGTCTTCGTCGGCCTGGACCCCAACACCGGCTGGCTGCAGGGGCTCGTCGACCTCGACGCGCACGGCTTCGTCGTCACCGACCGGACCCTGCAGACCTCGGTCCGCGGCATCTTCGCCGCGGGCGACGTCCGCGCCGGGTCCACCAAGCAGCTGGCCGCCGCGGTCGGGGAGGGCGCCGCCGTGGCCCTCCAGATCCGCCACCACCTCGACGACCTGACCGGCTAG